A stretch of DNA from Staphylococcus sp. KG4-3:
TGGCTATGGCTGAGAAGCATTTAGCAGGTAAATTTAATAAAGAAGATGCTAAAGTTGTTGACCATTACACATATGTTCTTGCTTCAGATGGTGACTTAATGGAAGGTATTTCTCACGAAGCAGCTTCATTAGCAGGACATAACCAATTAGACAAATTGATTGTTTTATATGATTCAAATGATATCTCATTAGATGGAGATTTAAATAAAGCTTTTTCTGAAGATGTTAAGGGTCGTTTTGAAGCCTATGGTTGGAAACACATTTTAGTTGAAGAAGGTAATGATTTAGACGCAATTGATAAAGCGATTGAAGAAGCTAAATCTCAAAATGTACCAACAATTATTGAAATTAAAACAATTATTGGTTATGGTGCGCCTAATAAACAAGCTTCACATGGTGTTCACGGTGCGCCTCTTGGTGAAGACGAAAGAAAATTAGCGCTTGAAAACTATGGTTTAGATCCTGAAAAACGTTTCAATGTTCCAGAAGAAGTTTATGAAATTTTCCAACAAAGTATGTTGAAACGCGCTAACGAAAAAGAAGAAGCATGGAATAAACTTGTTGAAGAATATAGTAATAAATACCCTGAATTAGCTAAAGAATTTAAATTGGCTATCAGTGGTAAATTACCAGAAAACTATAGAGATGAGTTACCACACTTTGAAGCTGGACATAGTGGTGCTTCACGTGCTGACTCTGGTGAAGTAATTCAAACTTTAAGTAAAACTGTACCTTCATTCTTTGGTGGTTCAGCTGACTTAGCTGGTTCAAATAAATCTAATGTCAAAGATGCAACAGATTTTGATAAAGATACACCAGAAGGTAAAAATATTTGGTTTGGTGTTCGTGAATTTGCAATGGGCGCTGCAGTAAATGGTATGGCTGCACATGGCGGTTTACACCCTTATGGTGCAACTTTCTTCGTGTTCAGTGACTACCTAAAACCAGCATTACGTCTTTCAGCAATCATGGGATTAAATTCAACGTTTATCTTCACACATGATTCAATTGCAGTTGGTGAAGACGGTCCTACACATGAACCGATTGAACAATTAGCTGGTTTACGTGCCATCCCAAACATGAATGTTATTCGTCCAGCGGATGGTAACGAAACTCGTGTAGCTTGGGAAGTAGCATTAGAATCTGAAAATACACCAACATCACTTGTTTTAACTCGTCAAAATCTTACTACTATGGATTTACCAAAAGAAACTGTAGAAGAAGGCGTACGTAAAGGTGCGTATGTAGTATTTGAATCAGACAAAGAGCCAGAATTCTTATTATTAGCTACTGGTTCTGAAGTTAACTTAGCAATTGAAGCGGCTAAAGATTTAGAGGCACAAGGTAAAGGTGTACGTGTTGTTTCTATGCCAAACTGGAATGCGTTCGATCAGCAAACTGATGAATATAAAGAATCAGTAATTCCATCATCAATTACTAAACGTGTAGCAATTGAAATGGCTTCGCCACTTGGTTGGCATAAATATGTAGGCACTGAAGGTAAAGTTATCGGTATCGATGGTTTCGGTGCTAGTGCGCCTGGAGACTTAGTTGTTGAAAAATATGGCTTCACAAAAGAAAATGTATTGAATCAAATTCAAACATTTTAATTTATGTAACTAAGCTTAATTTGTTGGTATGAGAGCCTAGGTTCTCATACCAATTTTTTATTTTTAGAAATAAAAATATACTTATATTTACAAAGTTAATTTTTAATTGGTATAATACATAAGTCGAAACGCTATATTAATTGAGTTGCTCTTGAAAAGGGGCACTAATTTTAGTAAAATTCATTAGGATAGGAAAGTGGGTGAAACAATGGCAACTTGGTTAGCAATATTATTAATCGTGTTAGCACTAATTCTAGGATTAGTCGGTGGATTTTTCCTTGCAAGAAAATATATGATGGATTATCTTAAAAAGAACCCACCAATTAATGAAGAAATGCTACGTATGATGATGATGCAAATGGGTCAAAAACCATCTCAAAAGAAAATTAATCAAATGATGACGATGATGAATAAAAATCAGGAAGACGCTATGAAGAAAAAGAAATAGCGCATAAATAAAGGGCTGACAGCTACTTATATTGAGTAGTTGTTAGCCCTTGTTTTTGTCTGTGGTTGACTTATATGGAGTATGCTTTTGATTTTTACTTATAACAAAAGGCAAGGCTATAACGCATAGGGATAAGTTGCTATATTTCGGTGCATTTAGGTTCGTTGGTTGTTAATAAAATCAATTTCCAAAGTTGGTATATTAGTTTCAATAATCAGTTTAATGATATATATATATGGATTATCTAATTTACTGTTTCTAAAATAACTTTTTCGATTTTTACTTTTTGATTACACAAGTTTTCGTAAGAAAATAGATAAAAATATCATTACACTGTTTATAATTTATATATTTACATGGCGTTTGTTTTGAAAATAACCTTTTACTTAAAATTGAGTGAGCTTATATATGAATTTTTAGATTGATTTTGAATAAGTAATATGAATAATATCGGTTAAATATTCTTGCATATAGAAGAGTAAATAATAAAATGATGTTTTGATGTTTTTTTAATTAAAAGTATTGGTATTAAGTTTATATAATATTATATCTGAATTAATTTATTTAAATATTCAGAAAATAATTGATTCTAAAATGTGGTTTGTTATAATATATATATAAGGGAGGTATCGATAAGTGAAGGATGCTTATGACATGGAAGATAAAGAAGTACTTGATCGACTAGCAAATATGCATATTAACTTTCCGACCGATGAGGCATTTAAGAAATATCATAATGCGATGCAAATTCATGATATGAATTATCTTAGATACACTTTAAATGATGCATTATCGACATGTAACCAGACACATGCTTTTTAAATAAAAGTACGATAAGATGAGCTTTTAAAAAGGCTTATCTTATCGTATTTTTATTTGTGCTCATCTATGATATTCGATTGAACTGCAATTATTTTCTTAGTAATTTAAAAAATACTAAGATATAATATATGTGCTATTGGTTAATAGTAAATAAAAATGGACGTACAAATACTGATTATTATTTATTTAAATGATATACTAACCAAAGTGAATATCATCTTGTAGAAACTTAAAGTAGGTGTAAGCATGTTGTATTTAATATTTTCCATTGTATTTGCATTTCTAATGGGAATAGGTGTTATAATTGTGCGAATGAAAGCACAACACTTTCCAGTAAATGAAAAGAAAATTATATTACCTCCTTTTTTTATGGCGACAGGGGCACTAATGTACGTTGTTCCATATTTTAGGTTAACAGGTTTTGAGATAGTAGAATGTATTATTCTAGGTGTTTTATTTTCTACAATTCTAATTTGGACATCTAGGTTTGAAACACAAGGTAGTGAAATTTATATGAAACGTTCAAAAGCCTTTCCTATAATTCTTATAACATTACTTTTAGTACGTACAATAATTAAAATTTTTATAAGTAACCAGATAGATCCTGGCGAAATTGCAGGAATGTTTTTTCTACTTGCTTTTTGTATGATTGTACCTTGGCGTTTAGCGATGTTATACAAATATAAAAAGGTGAAAAGAACTTTAATTCAATAAGTTATACACGAGGCTGGGACAAATTAATTGTCTCAGCCTTAATCATTAAATAATCATTGTCTCAAGCAATACTTTTATCCATATCGACTCTAGCAATCTAAATAGGGATAGGTTACGAAATTTTATAATATAAGATTACTTCATTTTTAATATGCTAAAAGTATAATATAATAAAATAACGAACGAACGTTCTTGAAAGGGAGTGTTGAAATGAAGATTGTACATACAGCGGATTGGCATTTAGGTAGAATTTTAAATGGCAAGTCATTGTTAGAAGATCAATCATACATATTGGAACAATTTATTGAAGCGATGCGAGAAGAAAGACCTGATGTAATTGTCATTGCCGGAGATTTATATGACACGAGTTATCCTAATAAAAATGCGATTCAATTATTGGAGCATACGATTGATACCTTGAATCTTGAAATGAAAATTCCATTAATTTTAATTAGTGGTAATCACGATAGTAAAGAAAGATTGAATTATGGTGCTAAGTGGTTTGAAAAATCGAATATGTATATCCGCACGCGTTTGAATGATATGCAAAATCCTATTTCAATAGATGGTGTAGATTTTTATACACTGCCCTATGCAACAATTAATGAGATGCAATACTACTTTGATAATGAAGAAATTGAAACACATCAACAGGCACTTGGATATGCTTTGAATCAAATGAATGAAGTGATTAATAAACATAGAATAAATATGTTCATAGGTCACTTAACAGTGCAAGGTGGCATACGTTCAGATTCTGAGAGACCATTAACTATTGGTACGGTAGAATCAGTAGAAGAGAAGATGTTTCAGCAATTTGATAGAGTATTATTAGGGCATTTACATCACCCATTTAGTATTGAATCAAAATTTATAAATTATAGTGGGTCTATATTACAATATTCATTTTCGGAAGTGAATCAGCCTAAAGGTTATAGAGTGATTTCAATAAATGAAAATGATATAAAAGATAAGTTTACACCTTTGAAACCGTTAAGACAACTGGAAGTTATAGAAGGTGATTACGAGGATGCAATACAAGAAAAGTTAAAAGTTAAAAATAAAGAAAACTATATACATTTTAAATTAAAGCATATGTCACATGTGAATGATCCAATGATGCATTTAAAGCAAATTTATCCAAATACTCTAGCATTAACTAACCAAACCTTTGAATTTAATACATCGATGCATCACGAAAATATAGAAATACAAAAACTTGATGACGGGGCTATTATAGATAATTTTTATCAAAGCATAACAGATGAAAAATTAACAACTAACCAAAAAGAAAAAATTGAGTATGTTATGCGTACAATATTAGAAGGAGGCTCTAAATAAATGAGACCAATAACACTTAAATTAAATAATTTTGGTCCTTTTTTAAATGAAAAAATTGATTTTAATTATGTGAATAATAATCAATTATTTTTAATTAGTGGTAAAACTGGTTCAGGAAAAACTATGATTTTTGATGCCATTGTTTACGCTTTATTTGGAGAAGCTTCTACAAAAGATAGAAAAGAAAGTGATTTGAGAAGTCATTTTGCTGAAAGTAAGATGCCTATGGTAGTAGAATTTGAATTCAAATTAAGAAACCAATATTTTAAAATAAAAAGACAAGGGGCTTTTGTTAAAGAAGGTAATAAGAATAAAACACTTGGTCAACTTGCTGTATATCAAATGGAAACTGAGAAGTATGAACTTAGAGAAAGTAAAATAACGAATGGTAATCAATTTATTAAAGAATTATTGGGAGTAAACGCTGAGCAATTTAGGCAGTTATTTATCTTACCTCAAGGAGAATTTAAAAGATTTTTATTATCAAAAAGTTCTGAGAAACAAGAAATATTAAGAACACTCTTTAATAGTCAGCGATTTGAAGAAATACAAAAAAACTTATCTGAAGATGTTAAAGAAGTTAGAGGACAAATTGAACAAAAATATCATTTGTTAGAAACAAATTGGCTAGATTTAGAAACGTTCAACGATGAAACATTAATTGAGAACAAAGCTATTAATCCAAGACAAACAAATCAAGTGCTTGAAGTATTAAATGTATTTGATGAAAAAGCGGAACATATTCATAATAAATTAAAACAACAAAAGGTTGAGTATAAAACTAAGTTAAATGATGCTGAAGCTTGTTTGAAAAACAACCAAAAATTAGAAGAAACATTAAATAAGCTGGAAGAAAATCAGCGAAATTATGAACGACTATTAACGCAAGAAAATAATATAAATGAAAAAATCAATCGTTTGAATGCAATTAATGAGGTAAGGCCAATTGCTCATTTATTAGAGTCTAAAGACGAATTATACACAAAACAACAAAAAATAAAAGAAGATATCAATAAAAAAATAAAAATTATTTCAGAATTTGAAATTCAAATAGAAAAAGCAAATGAACAGTTAGATGCTCATAAAAATGACTCAGATAAAATAACAAATATTAAAAACTTTATTGAAAAGACAAAACTTTTCTTTGAAAGATCCCAAAAGTACAAAGAGGCATATGAAGAGCAACAATCATTTAAAGAAGGTTTTATATCACTTCAAACAAAGATAGATACACAAATAAAGCAATTAGATGAAATTAAAGGAAAAATAAACGGTAGAGTACCGAACTATAAGAAAATAGAACAAATAAATGAAACAATTTACAGGTTGAATAATGAAGTTACAGTGCTAAAACAAAATGAACTTGATAAAAAAGAATACCTACAATTACAAGAAAGAAAACAGCAAAAAGCCAATGACAGTAAAAAGTTATCTGATGAACTTCAACAGCTAACGAATGCTTATAAAAAAATAGATAAAACAAGTATAGATTTAAATAATAAGCAAGATTTGATTAGTACTTTGCAATCAGCAATAAATGTTGGAGACACTTGTCCAATTTGTGGTAATCAAGTACATACTATAACGCAACATATCGATTTTGATGATTTAACTGCACGACATCAAAGTCTCGCACAGTTAGAACAAGAGAAAAACGATAGAACTGAAGATAAAATTAAAGTTGAAAGCGAACTGAATTATATAGAAGAACAGTTGGCAAAATTTGATGAAGAGAAATTAGAAAATATAAATTATCAAGAACTTGAGGTGGAAGTTAAGAAAAAAACAGAACAAAAACAGATCATTGAAAAGGAAAATGAAGCGATTGTTGAATTAAAGGAATTACAACAACAATATGAACAACAGTATCATCAATTAGAATTAGATAAAAAAACTAAACAACATAATCTAAAACAAAATGAAATTACTATAAATGATTTTGAAAATACTACAGGTTATAGTGACGTCGATACTTTTATAGAGCTTTTTGAAAACAATAAAAGTGAAATTGAGAAATATGAAAAAACCTTGGATGAGTTGGAGAAGAATATACAACAATATAAGAGTAAACTTGCTATAGAACAAAATAATAGAAATCATTTAAGTAATAATTTATCTGAAATTGAACTAGAGATTAAAAATATAAGTGTGAAAATTGATGATGAAATGAAACATATTGGTTTCACGGATTTAGAACAAGTATATAATACAGTTTCTAAAGTAAGTGAAAAAGAAACTCTAGAAAATGAAATAACTGAATTTAATAAATCAAAACAATCTTTTGAAGTAGTAATCTCACAATTAAAAGAAGAGATTTCCGATAAAAAGTTAGAAGATACTCAACATCTAATAGAAGCTTTTGAACAACAGCAACAAGCGTTTGAATTAATCTGTACTGAATTGAGTCAACATGAATATAAAGTTGCGTTTAATAATAAAAAAATAACTGAAATTAGAGATATTATTGGTAAATTAGAAAGTGAATTAAAAACACAACAAGAAGTTTTTCAATTAGCAGAAATTCTAGCAGGGAAAAATGAACAAAAATTAACATTAGAAAATTATGTGTTAATTTATTATTTGGAAAGAATTTTAGCTCAAGCCAATCAACGTTTATCTTTAATGACGGGTCAGCGGTATCAATTGACACGTAGATCACAAGTTTCACAAGGATACAGTGGACTTGAGATTGATGTGTTTGATGCACACTCTAATCAATCTAGGCACATTAGTTCATTGTCTGGAGGGGAAACTTTCCAAGCTTCATTAGCTTTAGCTTTAGGTTTAAGTGAGATAGTTCAACAAGAATCAGGTGGTATTGCATTAGATTCTATGTTCGTCGATGAGGGATTTGGAACATTAGACCAAGAAACTTTAGAAACAGCTTTAGATACACTGTTAAGTTTAAAATCTACAGGGAGAATGGTAGGAATCATTTCACATGTAAGTGAATTGAAACAAAGAATTCCCCTCATTTTAGAAGTAGTTACGGAACAATATCAAAGTACGACAACTTTTAAGAAACAATAATTTACTTAAATAATATATGTCGAAGTAGCTCAAAATAATATATAATGTGTGAAAATCCAATAAAGTAAGCTAAATAAAAAGAGTTCTAGTAGTTGTCATTCTGCTAGGACTCTCGTCTTTTTAGTATTTTAATTAATTTTTTTCACGTAATAAATCACGAATTTCAGTAAGTAAAACAGTATTCTCTTCGATTTCTTCTTCTTCTTCTTTTTTCATTAGCGTATTAGCAATTTTCACAAAGATAAATAATGCAAAAGCAATAATGATAAAGTCTATAATTGACTGAACGAACATACCGTATTTGATTCCCATAAATGACCAGCTCTTAGCAAAGTCAACTGTACCAAAAATCAATCCAATTAAAGGCATGATAATGAATGAAACTAAAGCTGTAACAATTTTGTTGAATGCTGCACCCATAACTACAGCTACAGCTAAGTCGAGTACATTGCCTTTTAATGCGAACTCTTTAAACTCTTGAAACATATGATTAACTCCCTTTTATTTAATTTTAAAGATTATTATACAATATATTTAAAAGTAAGAGAATAGTTTTTTTAACGAAATTTGATATTACCTCATTGTTTTGTTATTC
This window harbors:
- the tkt gene encoding transketolase — translated: MNKEKDQLAVDTIRALSIDAVEQANSGHPGLPMGAAPMAYTLWTRHLNFNPQSKDFFDRDRFVLSAGHGSALLYSLLHVSGSLELEELKEFRQWGSKTPGHPEFKHTDGVEVTTGPLGQGFAMSVGMAMAEKHLAGKFNKEDAKVVDHYTYVLASDGDLMEGISHEAASLAGHNQLDKLIVLYDSNDISLDGDLNKAFSEDVKGRFEAYGWKHILVEEGNDLDAIDKAIEEAKSQNVPTIIEIKTIIGYGAPNKQASHGVHGAPLGEDERKLALENYGLDPEKRFNVPEEVYEIFQQSMLKRANEKEEAWNKLVEEYSNKYPELAKEFKLAISGKLPENYRDELPHFEAGHSGASRADSGEVIQTLSKTVPSFFGGSADLAGSNKSNVKDATDFDKDTPEGKNIWFGVREFAMGAAVNGMAAHGGLHPYGATFFVFSDYLKPALRLSAIMGLNSTFIFTHDSIAVGEDGPTHEPIEQLAGLRAIPNMNVIRPADGNETRVAWEVALESENTPTSLVLTRQNLTTMDLPKETVEEGVRKGAYVVFESDKEPEFLLLATGSEVNLAIEAAKDLEAQGKGVRVVSMPNWNAFDQQTDEYKESVIPSSITKRVAIEMASPLGWHKYVGTEGKVIGIDGFGASAPGDLVVEKYGFTKENVLNQIQTF
- a CDS encoding YneF family protein, which translates into the protein MATWLAILLIVLALILGLVGGFFLARKYMMDYLKKNPPINEEMLRMMMMQMGQKPSQKKINQMMTMMNKNQEDAMKKKK
- a CDS encoding CcdC family protein, producing the protein MLYLIFSIVFAFLMGIGVIIVRMKAQHFPVNEKKIILPPFFMATGALMYVVPYFRLTGFEIVECIILGVLFSTILIWTSRFETQGSEIYMKRSKAFPIILITLLLVRTIIKIFISNQIDPGEIAGMFFLLAFCMIVPWRLAMLYKYKKVKRTLIQ
- the sbcD gene encoding exonuclease subunit SbcD; translation: MKIVHTADWHLGRILNGKSLLEDQSYILEQFIEAMREERPDVIVIAGDLYDTSYPNKNAIQLLEHTIDTLNLEMKIPLILISGNHDSKERLNYGAKWFEKSNMYIRTRLNDMQNPISIDGVDFYTLPYATINEMQYYFDNEEIETHQQALGYALNQMNEVINKHRINMFIGHLTVQGGIRSDSERPLTIGTVESVEEKMFQQFDRVLLGHLHHPFSIESKFINYSGSILQYSFSEVNQPKGYRVISINENDIKDKFTPLKPLRQLEVIEGDYEDAIQEKLKVKNKENYIHFKLKHMSHVNDPMMHLKQIYPNTLALTNQTFEFNTSMHHENIEIQKLDDGAIIDNFYQSITDEKLTTNQKEKIEYVMRTILEGGSK
- the sbcC gene encoding exonuclease subunit SbcC, translated to MRPITLKLNNFGPFLNEKIDFNYVNNNQLFLISGKTGSGKTMIFDAIVYALFGEASTKDRKESDLRSHFAESKMPMVVEFEFKLRNQYFKIKRQGAFVKEGNKNKTLGQLAVYQMETEKYELRESKITNGNQFIKELLGVNAEQFRQLFILPQGEFKRFLLSKSSEKQEILRTLFNSQRFEEIQKNLSEDVKEVRGQIEQKYHLLETNWLDLETFNDETLIENKAINPRQTNQVLEVLNVFDEKAEHIHNKLKQQKVEYKTKLNDAEACLKNNQKLEETLNKLEENQRNYERLLTQENNINEKINRLNAINEVRPIAHLLESKDELYTKQQKIKEDINKKIKIISEFEIQIEKANEQLDAHKNDSDKITNIKNFIEKTKLFFERSQKYKEAYEEQQSFKEGFISLQTKIDTQIKQLDEIKGKINGRVPNYKKIEQINETIYRLNNEVTVLKQNELDKKEYLQLQERKQQKANDSKKLSDELQQLTNAYKKIDKTSIDLNNKQDLISTLQSAINVGDTCPICGNQVHTITQHIDFDDLTARHQSLAQLEQEKNDRTEDKIKVESELNYIEEQLAKFDEEKLENINYQELEVEVKKKTEQKQIIEKENEAIVELKELQQQYEQQYHQLELDKKTKQHNLKQNEITINDFENTTGYSDVDTFIELFENNKSEIEKYEKTLDELEKNIQQYKSKLAIEQNNRNHLSNNLSEIELEIKNISVKIDDEMKHIGFTDLEQVYNTVSKVSEKETLENEITEFNKSKQSFEVVISQLKEEISDKKLEDTQHLIEAFEQQQQAFELICTELSQHEYKVAFNNKKITEIRDIIGKLESELKTQQEVFQLAEILAGKNEQKLTLENYVLIYYLERILAQANQRLSLMTGQRYQLTRRSQVSQGYSGLEIDVFDAHSNQSRHISSLSGGETFQASLALALGLSEIVQQESGGIALDSMFVDEGFGTLDQETLETALDTLLSLKSTGRMVGIISHVSELKQRIPLILEVVTEQYQSTTTFKKQ
- the mscL gene encoding large conductance mechanosensitive channel protein MscL is translated as MFQEFKEFALKGNVLDLAVAVVMGAAFNKIVTALVSFIIMPLIGLIFGTVDFAKSWSFMGIKYGMFVQSIIDFIIIAFALFIFVKIANTLMKKEEEEEIEENTVLLTEIRDLLREKN